In Quercus robur chromosome 11, dhQueRobu3.1, whole genome shotgun sequence, the sequence atcttaaaaatcttaaatctctaTCTTGTACGGTTCTTTGAATGGTCCAAATTTCAAAACTATGCGTAGCattactcaaaataaaattcttacTTGTAGgaaccaaatttaaaataaggcgaaaaacacattttggtccctacattttcagccgatttccgttttagtccctaagttttttttttttatcgcttttagtccctctcctgaaaaacacttccattttagtccctgccgttatatcagaaacggatattgtagacgtggcaaaacggcaaagttaaataataataaactaatgtccacgtggcctaaattaataataaaaaatattttttaatgccacatcagcatctaaattaaaaaaattaatttattaattttaactaaataaaaaaaaattaaaaacagaattaaaaactaaaaattttatgaattgagatctaagtgtgccttgaacaagaacaacaagaacacaaacccagatccaagaacacaaacccaaaaattatttaaaaaaaaaaaaaactaatcaaagcCAGAAATTCCAATCTCAAagccaacccacaaccaccaaaataaaacccacaacaacccaggccaagaaaatcaacccacagccacaaacCCACTAATCACTATTTCCAAGTCCAAAGACGAAACCCCAATAATCTTACCAGAACCACTAGCTCCACTCGACGATGTTCCCGACAACAACAAGGACTTCGTGATCAAACCCCAGAGCTTCACTCCTTCCATCGACACATCACAGTGGCCGATCCTCCTTAAAAACTACGACCGCCTCAACGTGCGAACCGGACACTACACTCCTCTTCCCTCCGGTTACTCTCCTCTCAAGCGCCCTCTCGATCAGTATATCAAGTATGGTGTTCTCAACCTTGATAAACTCGCTAACCCTTCTTCTCATGAAGTTGTTGCTTGGATTAAACGTATTCTCAAGGTTGAGAAAACCGGTCACAGTGATACTTTGGATCCCAAAGTCACTGGAAATCTTATTGTTTGTATTGATAGAGCTACTAGGCTTGTAAAATCCCAGCAGGGTGCTGGGAAAGAGTATGTTTGTGTTGCTAGATTGCATTCTGCCGTGCCTGATGTGTCTAAGGTGGCCCGGGCGCTTGAGACGCTTACTGGGGCCatgggttgattttcttggcctgggttgttgtgggttttattttgctGGTTGTGGGTTGGCTTTGAGATCGGAATTTCTGGctttggttagtttttttttttttaaaaaaaaaaaaaaatttctgggtatgtgttcttggatctgggtttgtgttcttgttgttcttgttcaaggcacacttagatctcaattcataagatttttagtttttaattctgtttttaatttttttatttagttaaaattaataaattaatttttttaatttagatgctgatgtggcattaaaaaatattttttattattaatttaggccacgtggacattagtttattattatttaactttgctGTTTGCCACGTCtgcaatatccgtttctgatgtagcggcaaggactaaaatggaagcgttttccaggagagggactaaaagcggtaaaaaaaaaacttagggactaaaacggaaatcggctgaaaatgtagggaccaaaatgtgtttttcgccttaaaataaaatactactaGGTAGCCTATGTGATATAtagaataattaaaataaaaattacatgcATTTATTAGTTTTGAGAAGTTTTACGTCTATAATAAATCATatgtggtaagttattattggcTCTTATTTGAATCcacaatttaaattacttttttttcacacCTACAACAATCTACTActgaaaatttgttttgaaaatattgtgaaaatattgtggacgtaataTTTCTTATTAGTTTATTGTATGAGTTTGGAATTATTGTTTCAATAATTAGAACCGCTAACTCTGTAAGTCTTCAGCCTTTTGTGacccaaaaggaaaaacatgatcataaaataatatacaaaaaaaaaaaaaaaaacttaacataagtTTGTGCTATATGTATTCTAGTTGCATTTTCATACTCATATTCCATTTGTGGTATCAGAACCTCTTTCATGATATGTTattgaatgatttttcattttaattttccgTTCCTAAACTACCAATTAGTCTAATGTGAGCGATTAGCCAAATTTCATATTGctagcacacacacacacacacacacacacacacaaactaaAACATATAAAGAGCAAtatgaaaatgcaaaaaataaaccaaaccaAGCTAGACACTAAGAAGTGTTTAGGATGAGGAAAATCTGAATACTGGGTGGAAAAACCTCTTCTTACTTGATGGTGTTACAAAAAACACCAACTCCTGAACTCGTCCATATGGCTCGTCTAATGAAAGACCGACTAGGGCGAACCAAGCACATGAAGTGATCGTCTCAAGTGTCCTTGATGACCTCATCCGTCTTTGGACGGATGAGGTCCCATGAGAAGCTTGTCCGTCCTTAGAAATGTTTGGATGGACGAGCTCTACACGAAATTAGGAAAAAGTGAATGCAGGAGGAAAAGTCATCCCTAACAGCCTCGTCTGTCCTTAATAAatgatggacgagttcattggGTTGAACATGTTGGACTCTGGACGACTTTGATCTCCACCGAGCATAAGGGACGAGTTGAACTACTATGTGCCAAGTTCTCCATTAACCATTACGGAACACAAGTCCAAATGAGGTAACTTCCATGgcagttatggaagttacctctgAATCCTCTGGACTCCTCGACAATAGGAACGATTattaaacagataaccgtttgataaagtaactttttgggatggtaaaataggataagATAGAATTTCCAAACGTTAATACTCTAATAAAGCTGAAAAAGTAGATCGGGAAAAAACAAACTGTTTTGTCTGCATGCTTGTTGAGACTTGGCAGGTCATGACCTACCTTCTCAACGGCTCACTCAATCTATTTGCCATGTGTCACTTGCGGGCTAAAAGGTCGCATTGAGGCTTGTGCAGATCACAAAATGTAGCTTTGACCAAGTTTTAACTGGGCTCAAGTACATTCTACCCATAATATAATAATGcccaaaaatacataaaaaaataagagaataaaatacataaaggaATTAAGCCAATAAAAATAAGgattttacaaaaatcaaatactAATCAGCACCAAATGAATTTAtctccaaaaccaaacaccTTCAGCACCACTTGGTGAAAACACCATTCTGTTTGATCATATAGTTATTGCATATCCATCTTTATCCCATTGTAGAACATGGAAGGATGTACTTTTGGCTGGGTATTCTTGCCATCATTCATATATTGCAACTTTTATTTGAGTGGAAGAATTTTATAATTAGATGACATGGGTAGTATGATGACTATATTACAATAAGTCTCACTCTTCAAGTTATTTAAATGTCATGTGGGTCAATTGGAAGAATGAGATATTTATCTTCATTTAGAAACTTAATTAATGTGATGCACATATGGTTTAtcctaattattaattatatttatttatcttcttATATACCCTTTCTCCGATCAAAACCAAAACGCAACCCCTTTTACCTACTTCTGTCTGGTACGTGCATCTTCAACAACAACGGAAAAAGCAAATAGCAAATGGTTGAAGAAGTCATTGTTGGcaacccttttttattttacctactTTGgtatctataaataaaataatgttggtCCTGTAGACTGCTGCAGCTACTTAAATAAAaggcgaaaagcacattttcatccctacattttcacacgattcccactttggtccttattttttatttttaccgcttttagtccctatttagaaaaatgccatccattttagtcctttccgtcagtgccctaacggcaaaGTCCTAGGTGGCAAACGGAGTGCATCGCTGGCACACTAAATGCTGACGTcagcattaaaataataatataatatattatttagaattttaaaaatgccacgtcattttttaaaaacaaaaaattaatttatgaattttaaccaaaaaaaaaaaaaaaacctaatctgACCTGAGCAACAACCCAGAGAAACTCAGCCACCACACTTACTCAAGCCTAATCTGATGTGagcaacaacccaaaaaaacctAGTCGCATCCACATCCTCGACCTTACTCCCACTTCGTCCTTCCCTTTCATAGAACTCGCCTTTTTCGACACCGTCGACGGCATCTACAACGACTCTCTCCTTATCGCCGCCGTAGCTGATGGCTCTCTCAAGATCTACGATCTATCTCTTCCCCCAACCTCCAACCCAATCTGCTCCCTCCACAAACGCTCTCGCAAGGTCTAGTCCATCAACTACAACCCTATCCGCCACTACTCCTTCATCTCCTCGTTGTGGGATGACTCCACCACTAACGCCCATTTCCGTTCACCAgtaagagaggaaaagagagagaggatgagttagagagagagagagagagagagagagagagagagagagagagagagagagagagagtctgaaaTTGCATTTTGAagagagagcttgagagagtcTGAAGAATCTGATAAGGAATTTGGGGTTTTGAATGTGAAAAAAGTTCAAGCAAATGAAGTTGGGATTATGCTGTCTCGTTTGCTCGTTGATTTCATGTTTCTGATGTCAGGGAAAGAACAATGggttactaatttttttttttttttgataaacactgATTGggtttatttacttattttcccatatcaaaaaaaatatttttgataataaaGGGTTTTCAGCTGATATTGTGTTTAGTTGCCAACAAAACAATGACTGAGTTTGTTTATGTTCTTGTTTGTTCTTACTCAAAATAAAGTTAGATCttaattcatattattttttatttttatttctgttttttcctttttttcatttagttaaaattcataaattaattttttgtttttaaaaaatgacgtggcatttttaaaattctaaataatatattatattattattttaatgttgacGTCAACATTTAGTGTGCCAGCGATGCACTCCGTTTGCCACCTAGGACtttgccgttagggcactggcggaaaggactaaaatggatggcgtttttctaaatagggactaaaagcgataaaaataaaaaatagggaccaaagtgggaatcgtgtgaaaatgtagggacaaaaatgtgttttttgcctaaataaaataaaagagtaagTGGCTGACTTGTGGTAGAGATTGTTTTAAAAGGTGTGGTGTAGATTAAATTTTGGgaaatgaaaagtgaaaataaaaatgggtaAAGTTGATGTCTTGATGAGACCAGACATGATGTTGACAGGTGAATtgagggaataaaaagaaaaaggttttaaaTTTGCATTGACTTAGAAtttaatgtatatataaatCCACCATAAATCTTAggttgaaaaatgtttttttttgcaaaataaatttttagattttagttaaatcttcaatttttactaatttaatatatttatttataattgaaataattattatataaattatgaTATCATCACGGTTTAATCTCGGTTCGATCTTGATTTGAccttaaaaatcttgaacctctcTCTTGTACGATTCTTTGAACGGTACAAATTTCAAAACCATGCCTAGCattactcaaaataaaattcccACTTGTAGaaaccaaatttaaaataaaatactaccAGGTAGCCCGTGTGATATAtagaataattaaaataaaaattacatacaTTTATTAGTTTTGAGAAGTTTTACGTCTATCATAAATTATatgtggtaagttattattggcTTTTATTTGAATCcacaatttaaattacttttttttttcacacctATAATAATCTACCactaaaaatttgttgtgaaagtattgtaaaaatattgtgaacgtaataTTTCTCATTAGTTTACTGTATGAGTTTGGAATTATTGTTTCAATAGTTAGAACCACTAACTCTGTAAGTCTTCAGCCTTTTGTAacccaaaaggaaaaacatgatcataaaataatatacacaaaaaaaaaaaaaaaacttaacataagtTTGTGCTATATGTATTCTAGTTGCATTTTCATACTCATATTCCATTGTGGTATCAGAACCTCTTTCATGATATGttattgaatgatttttttattttaattttccgTTCCTAAACTACCAATTAGTCTAATGTGAGTGATTAGCCAAATTTCATATTGCTAGcattaacatatatataaaaactaaaacatataAAGAGcaatatgaaaatgaaaaaaaaaaaaaaaccaaaccaagcTAGACACTAAGAACTGTTTAGGAAGAGGAAAACCTGAATACAGGGTGGAAAAACCTCTCCTTACTCATTCTGTTGGGAAATTACTACTAGTATGAATACTTGTGAATTGTGATACATAAAAGACTGTGAACCCTCCAAGTTCATATCAACCTATGTACTTGAGCTCTTGAAACTCTAGCTAACAACTAGCTTTACCAAACCTTTTCTTCATTTAGTTGACCGGAAACACTACCGTTGAACCACCATCGAAAAGCCACTAaattgatttggatttgaaatgCCTCTAGTGGTTTCCAAGCCTTCAACAAAACTTACAACACTCAGTATATGGTGATGGAGGTGAAGGTGTAAAAATTTCTCTAAATGATTTGGCAATGGTGAGAGAAATTGAGAAGAGAGGTTGGTAGAAGATTTTTCTCTAGACAAaggttctctatttctctacaAAGAAGGATGGGATTAAATGAACTCTTTCTCAATGTATATACTCATATCACACTCTCTAGCCCCGTCAAACATGCAGAAGATGTGAGGTTTGCATATGTAAGAGCATTCGCATTGGGCCTTTCGAAATGTCAAATGTAAGGAAAATTTGGCATTCAGGCCCAAAGGAGTTCAGCATTCGGAATTGTAAATGTagactattgcaaaaaaaatttgcaattgtgctacagtgcgaTTCTACATGTAGAATCACACTATAGCTCaattgtaaaaacaaaaatattattttattccttttctctctcatctgtCTCCTAACTCTCGCACTCTCTCAACTTTGTCTCCCACGtctctttctctttcaaatTTCTCCCTTTCCCTTTGCTCTCCCTTAGGCCACCGTTGACCACCATCACCCAACAATGCCAAGCCTAGGCCGCGTCTTGATGTTTTGCTCCGATGGGTTTGCTCTAATGTGGATATGGTTTGCTCCGATGGTGATGCGTGCTGTTTGCTCCGATGGGTTTGATGTGGCTTCGATAGGTTTGATGTGGCTTCGATAAGTTTGCTCTGATGTGGGTGTGGTTTGCTCCGATCGGTGTATCATGGGTCAGGTGGTGGTGTGGGTTTTGATCGGTTGTGGCTGGTGGGTTTGGATCGGTGCTGTGTATGTGGATCGGTGCTGTGGGTTTGGATCGGTGTCATGGGTTTGGATCGGTGTTGTTGTGGTCGTGTCTTGTGATTatggttgttggtggtggttttggcaattttttgtgtttcttttcctCTTGGTGGTTGTTTCTTATggtttgataggccaaaaacaaattgaccctttgtgataaattaatcaattaatttagttaagtgaattaattaagttaattaacatgcaaacgtgtggttgcacaaataaatcaccaataaactaagtatgtagcgaaaaataaatttgacacggtgatttgtttacgaatggggaaaacctatacggcaaaaaccctaccgggtaattttcaagtcaccactcccaaaattccattattatcacaacaagtgattacaagtaaaggaatcttagtaccttataccaatctacagttgaatccttaccttaatacccaattgaacttgttctgtattgacaatttctcctttcgatgcacggctcctaagtacgtgactaatcaattgcgcggatcctagtacgcaacttcaatcaccaattaGAGAAGTTTGTTGGTcacaaagtttttcagttcatcccaacgatgaagatcaagaagatgcttggtcacaaaactctaCGGTGCGCATatacaacaacttcttcaagaacgatgaactagggcaaattctgtctccggtcacaatttgcttgaacaaactttgctcaacacttgtgcaacttgtgaactctttgacggcccttaaaataatcattttatatgtctagggttgtgagaaaagaaggcttaaagacacattcacggatccaaAGAAAACAGAacagaaaatttgtttttcttaaacctcgacataTAGGAGTTGTCGAGTAGGTGTTGAGCACATGGGCTGAAACAGCTTTCTTAATTTcaatagatgcagctgtcgagctttaatgaatttgcactattcagcttgtttcttggatagacttgaatgacttcaacacttgatcttgaaaccttgtttcttgaagtattaaaaacatctagatctacccaattacaagtaaagtgcgttttgtcaaaagattagtcaattacataaaatagtgacatatgttcttaataaatgaatcacatatgtcctaaaatagttgttgttggtggtgagTTTGGTTGTGATGGTGGTTACTGGTCGGTGGCGTGGTGGTGGCAAGGTGGCCATTTTCATGTGGTTGTTCTTGCTATggttggggtttgggtttgctcacggtggagagagagagagatgggggaggaaggaagagagagaaacttaGAGAGaggagattattattattttttttggttatatattttagtggataatatatattattttaatgagaagaataggaaaataaaagttgggatgttggatGTATTGTAATATGGTATTGtgtaattgataaagtaactttttaggatgataaaataagataagataGAATTTCCGGATGCGAATGCTCTAATAAAGCGGAAAAAGTAGATTGGGAAAAAAACAGACTGTTTTGTCTGCATGCTTGTTGAGACTTGGCAGGTCATGACCTGCCTTCTTAACGGCTCACTCAATCTATTTGCCACGTGTCACTTGCAGGCTAAAAGGTCGCATTGAGGCTTGTGCAGATCACAAAATGCAGCTTTGACCAAGTTTTAACTAGGCTCAAGTATAGCTTAGCAAAAAAACTAGGCTCAAGTATATTCTACCCATAATATAATAATGcccaaaaatacataaaaaaataagagaataaaatacataaaggaATTAAGCCAATAAAAATAAGGatttaacaaaaatcaaataccAATCAGCACCAAATGAATTTAtctccaaaaccaaacaccTTCAGCACCACTTGGTGAAAACACCATTCTGTTTGATCATATAGTTATTGCATATCCATCTTTATCCCATTGTAGTACATGGAAGGATGTACTTTTGGCTGGGTATTCTTGCCATCATTCATATATTGCAACTTTTATTTGAGTGGAAGAATTTTATAATTACATGTCAGGTAGTATGATGGCTATATTACAATAAGTATCACTCTTCAAGTTATTTAAATGTCATGTGGGTCAATTGGAAGAATGAGATATATATCTTCATTTAGAAACTTAATTAATGTGATGCACATATGGTTTAtcctaattattaatttatatttatttaatacatTATAAGTGATAAATAAAGACACTActaaattggattctaattcaAATAGTAgtgaacaattattttataaaacctCCAATCAATGAATAGCTCAAATATTAGAAGTTTAAACAAGGAATATTTGTGTTTGCATCAAAGAGCCATAAAGGTATGTACATAGAATGCTTTTTGATTGCATTCTTGAGCATGAGTAAATTCTCTATCCCATACTAAGTGTTTCATTTTTTGCTTCAACAATAATATGCTTTCATTATTCTATTGTACGTAAACACATCTGAGTTCACTCATAGTTTGGTGGTGGTTGAAGTCGGCTCATAGTCTCCATGTTGATTTCTCTCTTCTATCTTCTCAAATCTTGCGTGaattgaatttcacaatagTGGTCAACGATACTCACTATAAGGACCTGATAAAAAACAAAGGGAAATTTAGTAAAAGTGAACAACTAATTATATATTAGCAGTGGGAATCATTCACctaattaaatacaaatttaccTGGAGGATAATAGGCTGAGTCTTGTGGAGGTGGTCGAGGGTTAGCATATGTTGGAGGGTATGGTGGGGGAGGATAAGAGTGTGAGGGGCCTCCTGGATGatgctaggattttttttttttccttaagagGGCCAAAGCATGAAACAATTTTTCACCATGTAGGAAAAATAATTATACAAACATTCAACACTAAaagaaaacatgaaaataaaactGGCAATTGTTTAtgtgttaaaaaattataaataaaagaaaaaagatagttttttttttgaaaatcaattcAAGAATTTTATTGAATCAACAGATATTTCTGTCACGAATTACAATGGGAGCAACATCATCAGATATGTAatcaatttaatatataatcaattatatatgattttgattatatattaaattttgcattaatttttcttGACTCTAAAGTTAGAGGCTATCCTAAATTATCTTTTACAATCAAAATTGATTTTATATCTTATTTGCTAATCTAATTCAAAacacagaaaaagaagaattaatGGATATAATgatgagagaaaaatataactttgataatatgaaaaattaaacaatttgacatgaaattaatacttaatttAACTAAATCGAAAAAAGACTCAATGTTATGTCTTGCACACCAAAACTACAGAAAAGAAGAAGGTGGTTTTAAGAAAATACTAATTTGTTTCTCATGATTAGGGAATTCACATTTCACAATCAGATGAAACGGacatatttatgatttatccCCCCTCTGCGCGCAAAACAAGAATAAATGATTGGGTTCCATAAAAATAAAGGGGCATatttcatatttcatatttatgatttattttgaaGGACGTTTTTGGCAAAATAGGTTAACAACCTTGCATATAAGCTTATATGTTCACCATAACTTTAAAAACCGAGCCAAACaatgagaaggaaaaatgtGCGTGATTTTTTGGTTTTCGAGTTGggatatatataataaaaagtataataaaaaaaatgttattcaaCTTAATATCTTGTGAGTCCACCTATTTTCAGAGATATTTCTTTATGAGAGACGTATAAACACTTATTGCATGTCAAGTATCATataaattcacttaaaaaaaagtatcataTAAATTCATAATGTAGGACTGTTGCGACTCCAAAGTGAAAGATAAATTGGGAGAATAAATACTGAATGAatcaattataagtaaaaaattgttaatattattatcttttttaatgAGGGACTTATTGTTTGTGAGAAAGATTTAGTGAAAGTCCTAtttcagaaaaataaaataggatgTTATACCTTTCCCTCTATATATCAACACCATGTTCCATCaagaatttcaaaaattgaaCGTATTTGGTATTGTGTGCGCCAAACATTCATGAATGTGATATTGGGTTTAGTACTTGGCccatttactcttttttttttggggttgctAAAGCCCATTTACTCCATTAGTACGTCAAGAAATAATGCATGTATGCatacttttctttgtttgggaATAAGCccaataaaaatagttttgattatatatcaaaaatgttttctttaatttacacatatttttcaattaattcgTGCATCGTATATGAGCAGTTGAATTCAGTTTTTCtcattattacttttttttttttccctaaaagaaTCTTCTCTTATATTACTTTAAACTAGCATAGACTTAATTTATTCAATGTGAATTCTATTGAAGTTTTA encodes:
- the LOC126704914 gene encoding H/ACA ribonucleoprotein complex subunit 4-like, producing the protein SKPEIPISKPTHNHQNKTHNNPGQENQPTATNPLITISKSKDETPIILPEPLAPLDDVPDNNKDFVIKPQSFTPSIDTSQWPILLKNYDRLNVRTGHYTPLPSGYSPLKRPLDQYIKYGVLNLDKLANPSSHEVVAWIKRILKVEKTGHSDTLDPKVTGNLIVCIDRATRLVKSQQGAGKEYVCVARLHSAVPDVSKVARALETLTGAMG